The Hypanus sabinus isolate sHypSab1 chromosome 19, sHypSab1.hap1, whole genome shotgun sequence genomic sequence accttagtatcatctgcatacttactaatccaatttaccaccccgtcatccagatcattaatgtatatgacaaacaacattggaattTCTCATCAAAATGGCTCACGCTCATTATCAAATGCAGATAATTTATTACATTATTTCCTAAAGGATGCCTTTACACTTTTCCTCCATACATTACTATCAAGAAAGCTCATGAGATTGACCAAAGTTTTTCCAATAGTTTCCCGATGTGGCAGGCTTGAATCCCAGGCAGTAAAGTAACTGTTAGAAATGAGTGATTATCAGCAAAAGATTTTTaatccatcaccttctccacagcTCTGATATACTGGCTTTAGTTGTAACCTTGAGTGCTTGTCcaagtggagtttgcatgctttcCTCTGACCATGAggattcttcccacattcccacaACGTTGTctatgttggtaggttaattggtcactgtagagTGGGTAATTGGTAGAACGTTGAGGAAATTGATGGGGATGTGAGAAGATTAAAACGGAATTAGTGTAAAATGAATTAGAGTGAATGGGTGAACTGATTTGGTGGACCTgggagcctgtttccatgctgcaagAGCACATGTTTATCCTCTAAAAATATTCATTTTCTCAGGTGAGATGGAAATACTCAAAGGACCCAGATAAGGAACGAATTGTCCAACTATTAGATGAATTTATAATCATTGGTCTGAATGGTGTCCGTATCCTTTAATTCAACATCATTACTGACTTGTTTATGGAAAGAGTACTGGAAGATGTACTTAATGAGTGTATATTTGATGACAGCAGCAAAATGTTTTCTGCCTGAATAGGGAGTGTGTAAGAGATTCAGACAGCGACCTCCTCGTCTCAGTTACCACAAGTACTGTACAGATATGTCATTACAGGGAGGGAAATATGAGGATAGAGTAATCCAGGCAGCTCTTGTGACCTTCTCTGCAAACCTTTATTAAATGGCATGACCTGGAAACAGTCATCTGCTTATCTCTAATTGCACATAACACACGATACCTAGATTTATACAAATAATGTCTGTAGACTATTTTGAATGTGTTTACCTTAATAAGTGATTTGTGAATAATGTATTTTAAGAACGGAGAGCTGTATAAATGAGCCCAGTGTCAAGGGCATTTGACTATGTTGAATTTTTTGTGTGGTTTTCATGAATGGTGGTTTTAGAAACTACGGATATTCATTCATTGTTTAACTAGAGGTTTCAGGCCATATCTATAGATTATCATGTAACtgacatcttcaaatgtgatccctcaaaaagacagcattcaTCATTACAGACCCCTATCACCCCAGACGTACTCTTGttgtattatatatatattatactGTAACTTagcttttttaatgtattgctgatgcaaaataccaaagttcatgacatgTCATGgtattaattctgattctaataatTTTTAGTTAAATAATATTAAGTAGTCTCAGACATTAAACTCTGAAGGGAAGGAAACTAAAGTTTTTAATTTTAGCCTCATGCCAGTTAATAAAATTCTGAAATGGATTTTTGCTATACAATGTGACTGAATAAATTGTCTACAAGAAGCTGGTGTGGATTTgatgggctggatgctttccttgCGATTCTACCTTGAATCTCTTGAATATTGCGAATTTGTGGATTGCATCCTGTAGGTGACAGTGAAACTATGCTGTCTGTTCAGATAATGTAAAAATAATTCAGAGATGAGGATCTTCTGTCTTTGTTCTTAACATTGCTAGCAAATATTGAGTTATTTTTCTCTTTATCACATTGTCCAAAATATCTTCTGAGTCTGACTTCATAGTGGCAATCCACAGTGATTGTACTTAAACTAATCTGAGATGTTTCTAAGTGATGTGATAAAACTCAATATGAATGAATTTTCTATATTCATAACGTCACTCATTATTGATCAGGTCTAGACTTTCTGTAACCACCTTAACTCCAGTACCAGATGTGTGTTTAGTTACTGAACTACTAGGTAATCATCTTTATCATTGGATTATTAAATCCAATTGGCAGGGGCTACCCATGCCTTGTGTCAAGAAAATCATTCGACAGGTAAGATGAAACGAATACGAACATATTCtgtgcctttttttttaataagaAATGTTTACTGTTTGCTGATCAAGAGGTCTCTGAAATTCGCTTGACGTTTGTCCTGAATCTTGACTAACATTTCCAATGTAAGTTGTCTTCCGACTAATGGGATTCAGAATTCTGTAGAGAAGCAGCTCCTCCTGGTGCCACAGGAATGGTCTTTGTTAAATCTGCCTGCCCTGGGGTTTAGGTCACACCAATCACAGAATGTTCCTGCCCAGCTGCTGATCCATTCAAGTCAGGCGAAACATTATTGTGCTGTAGAGGGTGAAGAGGATTCACCAGGAGATGAGGGGGTTAACCTATGAAGAAAGATTAAGTTGCCTGGGACTcaatgaaattcagaagaatgacaggggatTTTATCGAAACATCTAAATTAAGAAAGGGATAAATAAGATGGAGGCTGGGGAGTTGTTTCCACTGGCaagtaagactagaactagaggacagagcctcaagattcaggggaatagatttaggatgaagCTTTTCCTAAAGCgtaatgaatctgtagaattctcttcCCAGGGAAGCGGTGGCTACTTCATTAAATATACTTAAGGCACAGTTAGACAGATTTCTGCACAGCCGGGGAATGaagttatggggaaaaagcacgTAGGCAGAGCTGAGTCCacagcagatcagccatgatcttattgaacggtggagcaggctcaacgggccagatggctgactcctgctcctggTTCTTAAGTTCTCATATTATTGAATCCTTCAGTGTCCAATAAAATCAATAAATACTGGAAAAATAAGCATTAGTTTCCATGTAAGGTTTGCAATTATCTACAACTCTGAATGGTATGTATATTCTCTTTCACTCTTACGTGCCAGAACTTTTAGCCTCAGGCAGGCTCTCCATCCTCCTCTTACTCAGTCTCATTCACTTCTAATTTTTCTACCGTTCCAATAAATATCAAATAATCTTATTCAGTTCTATGGATAGAAAACAGATCTGACAGAGGATCTCTGCAGTAAAATATAAGAAATgtaattttgaaaaaaattataTGACTTTGCTCTTTGGACGGAGTGCCTCACCACTGATAATATAGTGGATAATGCAGTTAATTGGGTCATTGGTTAATCAAGGCAGCTGCTTATTTCAGatgactcttaaagaacaaaaaaaaaattgagaaaataattgaggttttcttcatttatttggggcaCTATGTCGTTTGTTTGAGAcgggagactgttgctgaacagtttctaactagcgtcagatgTTCATACTTCTATGGCCAGCTGACACCACACCATACTCAGAGCAAACTGTTTCTAAATAGTGTTAGCTGAATGTGCTtgcgttcaaaaagcagtgatttttgtcactgatagttggtgataAATAAGCAGTATGACAATTtggaactgctttgctcactgcagtttcaagcattcagactcaGATGCCAGAAACTGCTgggagagaaaataaaaagatTTTGTTACTTCAATAAGTTGAGCACTAATCTGTTTTTggtaccaattatataaaagttgattatccattgtaaaaggaataagtctattttgaatcaGAGGTCttcttgctaataaagatttctttatttcatcatcaacatttatcttattccataaatcaatcaaatgttttaatataggagattctttctttttccGTATCCATTttgattcccatttatatataaaatcttccgctgtattttctcctatcttatctaattctattctaatccatgccagtttttcGTTgtcaaaaaagatgcaataaatctaagttgatttgcattataataattcttaaaattttgaagttgtaaccctcctaagtcaaatttccatgtcaatttttccaacgatattcttgacatcttacctttccaaagaaacttcctcacacatttatttaactcttgaaaaaacttctgcggcaATTGTATTGGTGGTGTTTGAAATAGATACTGTAATCTAGGAaatgtattcattttaacagcattatcggccatctaaattgagttgctAATCAACATTGACTATAGTCTCCTTTagttaaggggtaaaatttcacttttatctcagtttattttataccctgatactttcccatattcttccagtcTAGAAGGTAATTTACACAACAAatgtaatgggtttgttaaatagaTCAAAACATCAtctgcaaataaattaatcttatattcttcccgattaactctaaaacccttaattctgaatcagttctaattaattcagctaatggttctattgccaatacaaataaagcaggtgataatggacacccttgtctagttgaccttttTAACtggaatggtgttgaaatttggagACTGTtatgaaggaggtatattgatgtcatttgaacaattaaagaataaatataaaatatcaaataacacttttttgttattttcaattaagggcttacttAAGAGATAaactaggtcaaacaatgttattgctgatACCTAATGAAATTGAAACtttaattcagaaaggaaaaatttaaaaaattacttgTGTATAatctgattcaaaaacagacacctaaacaaggaattaataagtcaagacaaaaatgggaaatggATATTGATTAAACAAATTGGTCAATactgtcttgacagtatgacaaatacaataaatgttcgactcagattagtacaatataattttttacatcaattatgtTACACCGCAAAAAGTAAATAGATTGAATCTAaacttatctgatcaatgttttcgatgtaatcaagaaattggtactttcttacattctacttggtcttggtTCAAAagtcaacctttttggataaatttaagagttttactggaacaaattattggaacacaacttccacacaacccaatattatttttattaggtgacattgtagggataaaaccaaaacttaaattgaataaatatcagaaagtatttataaaaattgcattggcagtagccaaaaaggctattgcagttatttggaaatcagattcatatttaagtatggatcgttggaataatgaaatctttagctgtattccacttgaaaaaattacttataatttaaggaaTAAATATGATACATTTTTGAGTACTTGGCACCCTTATTTGCAAAAGATAGGATTgtatatataggtgctctgatgATAAGGATGTTGGTCCTCCGGGGAAAGAAACAAATACATacattaaatttattttgaatcccATGGAGCATGTGAAGACCTTCTGATATTCAGGCAGTCTttctttcttctgttttttttaggTAGGGGTATGTTatggggggaagggttaaggagAGGCAGAGGGTAGATATTATTCTATTACTCTATGTAATCAAATTTgaaaattgattaaaaaaataaaaataacaagttAAGCACTATAAAGAATTTGAAGTTCTCAACAATTAtcatgaatgttacaatgaaaatgaagatttggaggatgtaatcatCGAAattattgtatgaaggcagtccattatctacattagatgtctgcactgattttgttcatttgcagtcaatCATACTATACACTGAAATGAATACCTCCACCAATAACAattaggaactaatgcacagttttataatactgtgGTAGTATTAGCactgttctaatttgtttttctatttcatttaaatacattatttgttACTCAGGCTGCCCCTTGTTACTTAGCAAAATGTATTGCTCCTGTTGTATCCCAATTAACTTGAATCCACTGTAGTTTGTTTGGTTGATCGTTCAGTTTTTGTTCCGGAAGCAGTTTAAATGTTCTGACTGCTTTCTGTCCTCATATGATAGGTTCTACAAGGGTTGAACTATCTGCATACCAAGTGCAAGATTCTGCACACGGATATCAAACCAGATAACATTCTTCTCTGTCTCAACCAACAATATCTCAATCAAATAGCTGTTTCTGTGCAACCGGGAACTGGAAAAGATGCACAGAGTCTAACAGGTAGTTATTGGCAGGAAGTTTAcaatataacacacacaaaatgctggaggaactcacaggtaaagtagcatctgtggagaggaataaacatttgatgtttcaggctaagacttGTCCATAAACATCAACtaagctgtctgacctgccgagttcttttagcattttgtgtgaatgacTCTGGATTTTCATTGTCtgtaggatctcttgtgtttacgttCACATTATTTTAATATTCCAAAGATGAGCCTGAACCAGGACACCAAAAACACAATGTTTCCTCCTAATCCATTGTTCAAGGATGCTATCCCTACCTTGACCAAGAAGACCTAAAGATTAGTCATTATCCCCTTGCTGTTATAAGAGCTTGCTATTTATATTTCCCCACTGCACTTCCTGGATTAAATCAAGTACATTTTGGTGTATTCTGATGGCTGTAAGGTGATTTTGGGTGTCCTGGGATCAGATTAGTCTGTCTTCCTTTCTTACATTCCCTCCATCCTTCCTTTACGGAATCTGGTATTCCATAAATAAGGAATTCTGAGTTGTCTTCCTTCATTTGCATATTTTATACTGAAGCAGTGGTCAAAATTCCATCATCAATATGCTACTGTTATCAAAACTCTTCTCAGAGTCCAAGGACTCTGGTACTTGGATACTGGTAAGAAATTTGTTAAATATGACCAGAGATTTGTTGGTTATCTCCTTTGATCtgatttttcttgtcattttcaGGAGAAATTAACACAGAACATTCACTTCCGAACCCTTTGGATCCTAAATATGCTGAAGAAATAAGTGTAAAGATTGTGGACCTGGGAAGCGGTTGCTGGACAGTAAGTTCCATGCAGTCATGGAAGGACAGGAATTAATATTGTTGAGATGATCTTTGTGTATATTGCTTGAATATCAGTTTACATAATTGGAGTATATAAGTCTCAGCCAAGAACCTCCTCTTCGAGTTTGGTCGAAAACATTGTCCCTATCCCTCATATTTCTAGCTCTTTGAAGCATCATCCCTTATTCTTAGTTTAAATGATGTTCTCTTTTCTCTTGATGATAGTGTGAAGTGTGTACCATTATAATGTGGCTGaaaatcattctgtgtcttaATTCCCATTACTGGGGTCAATGTGAAGTGATTCTGGAAGAAATTGTGGCTTCAATATAAAATACCCATGCAATCACATTTGAATAGACCCACACATCTGTGATAACAAAGTACAATCAGATTTCAGTTATCTATAACACTGCAAGTGAAGTACAGCTCATCACATTGCATGTGCCAAAGTCACAACATTTGTAATACAGCAATGAAACAAAGCGAAAAAAGATGTTCACAAAAAAAACCTTGTTTAACTTTCTCAAATTACCATTTGACCGTTtggcataagagcagaattaggccatttggctctcaaatcttctccacattccatcatagctaagttattatccctgtcaaccccaatctcctgtgccttctgcctgtaacctttgacacctaatcaagaatctattaacctatCAACGTAGCAGTTAGAGTGATGCCAtaacagctcagggcatcaaagtttggAGTACAATTTCAATGTCATCTCTAAGGTTTCTGTACGTCAGCCCTGTGGaaggttttctccgggtgctacGCTTTCGTctcacggtccaaagatgtaccatttagtaggttaattggtcattgtaaattgccccataatTAGACTGGGGTTAATCGGGCTGCTAGTTTGAAGGGCCAGAATGCccttttctgcactgtatctcagtaaataaataaagaaaccaAATGACTTGGGCTCCTGAGATTTCTGATCTTTTTATTATGCTTCTTCTTTTTACCCTTGGTTCCAGTTCAAACACGTTACAGAAAAGATTCAGACAAGACCGTACCGTGCACTGGAGGTCATCCTGGGTGCTGGTTATGGGCCACCTGCTGACATTTGGAGCACAGCTTGCGTGGTAAAAGAAAGCAATGTTTCCAGTTTACACTCTCTGAAGCTAAATTAATGCATTATAAATTGTATGTTCAACATTCAAGATTGGTTATTGTCATTCTCAGCACTCGAGTGTAAAGGACAAAATGACTGTTGCTTCAGATCAGCTGCAGCATAaataaacacaataagcataaagaacacattaaaaaaacaaaaaaacacacacaataaatacaaacatAAAAGCAGTCCTAAAAAAACAAGTAACTGTTTGAGTGAGACCATATATACAAAAACTTAGCTTATAAacatagactcaccactctctggctaaagaaattattcctcatctccattctaaaaggatacctctctattctgaatctgtgttctctggtcttagactcccactacagaaaacatactctccacatccactgtatcaagaCCTTTTACCATTCgatcggtttcaatgaggtcaccctttaatcttctgaattccggtgaaaatccaagtatgcaaCATCACCCAGTCCTCCTCTGTCTATCTTGCCtggtatttcctcaaagaattccaacagatttgtcaggcaagattttcccttgaggaaacatgCTGACTAtaacctattttatcacgtgcctccaagtaccctgagacctcatccttaataattgactccaacatcttccccactgctgaggtcagactaattatCCTAtgctttcctttcttctgcctctctctcttcttgaagagtggtgacGTTTGAAATTtaccagtcttccggaaccattgcCAAATCTACTGATGCTtaaaggatcattactaatgtctccatgatctcttcagccactctttcagaaccctggggttcgAGAGGAATTAAGTACATTTGTACATGAAGcaacagaattttttaaaaacaacTTGATTCATTCATGTCCTTCAGGGAATGAATTATACCTTTTAAGAGTCATTAGAAGATTCTGTATGGAAACAGATCCTACGGCCTACTGAGTCCACATGCACCTGTTTTAACTGTAATATGATCCTGACCCATCCTATTTCCCTCTATTCCCATGAACtcaccccagattctaccactcactaaCACACTAAGGCTAACTTACAgtgcccaattaacctaacagCTAGCACACAGTCACAAAGACAGTGGCTAACTCCACGGACAGTACCAGACATTGTAGGAGTTGTAAGGCAGCAGATCTAGCAGCTGTACCCTTCTGCTGCCTCCTTTTGACCTTTATCTAATTACTCTTCCACTGATGTGTGGTTGATTCTAAACTACCCTCTGAAATACCCTTACTGCCCACAGTGGCTAATACAGATCAGTTATAGATGCTGTGCTTATGGATGACTTCAGTAAACGACAAACTGAACACTGATCCCTCACAAACCAAACTCAATGTCATGACTACGGAAAGTCCTGTCTGCCCCTAGTTCACTTCACGTGGATACCTGAGCTGAGAAAGAGGAATTTATAAGGGAAGCTCACATCTCTCCAAATTTTTCATCCTTTATTTGTCATCTTCTGGACAAGCCCAGTTTGAGTAAACACAATGCAAGAATTGTACCATTACACGCCAAGTCTCTGAAGCAGAATCCTCTAAAATTTTGGAAAAAGGGGAGAATCTACTCACTTCAGTCTTGCAAGCAGTGCACTGTCAATATTTGCATGCAGTATTAGAGTTGTTAGTGCTTTGTTATCTTCACTGTTTTACTAAATGTGAGTGCTTTGCGCATTTCATGCTCAATATTTCAAAATGGAAATACTGTAAACCTCTTTTTACATACACAGGCATTTGAGCTGGCAACGGGTGAATACTTGTTTGACCCTCGACCTGGAAAGACCTTCTCTGAAGATGAGGGTAAGGGAGCATATCTTAATCAAGATCAAATGGGAGCATTGATCCAATCATAAACATATTCTCCAATAGATTCCCTTCCTCTAAGTCAATCAGCGTTAGTGTTTTCAATGTAAGAGACAGAGGGACAAAAGAATATGTGTACAACAAGGAAtgacattagaaacatagaaaacctacagcacaatacaggcccttcagcccacaaagctgtgccgaacatgtcctaacTTTAGAAATtgccaagggttacccatagccctctatttctctgagctccatgtacctgtccaggagtctgttaaaataccctattgcatctgcctccaccacagtcgctggcagcccattccacgcactcaccactctgagtataaaacttacccctgacacccctctgtacctatttccaagcaccttaaaactgtactctctcatgttagc encodes the following:
- the LOC132378068 gene encoding SRSF protein kinase 3-like yields the protein MSRQFVEEGEEDPTEYCIGGYHPVKLGDIFNGRYQVMRKLGWGFYSTVWLCLDLLKNKCVAVKVAKSGSGFTEAAQDEIKILRCVRWKYSKDPDKERIVQLLDEFIIIGLNGVHVCLVTELLGNHLYHWIIKSNWQGLPMPCVKKIIRQVLQGLNYLHTKCKILHTDIKPDNILLCLNQQYLNQIAVSVQPGTGKDAQSLTGEINTEHSLPNPLDPKYAEEISVKIVDLGSGCWTFKHVTEKIQTRPYRALEVILGAGYGPPADIWSTACVAFELATGEYLFDPRPGKTFSEDEDHIAHIIELLGRVPLKCALSGKYSKDFFNLKGELRHIKTLRPWGLYDVLVEKYDFPLADAAMFSDFLHQMLCFIPEKRASAEHCLQHPWLNTKVSDASFS